A window of Amaranthus tricolor cultivar Red isolate AtriRed21 chromosome 8, ASM2621246v1, whole genome shotgun sequence genomic DNA:
CGTACCTTTCAGTAGGGTTTTAAGAGAAGTAGAAGAAACCACGTTCTTATAGATTTTTCATATAGAATAATAGAATCATACTTTGTTTAATATAGTAGTTTAAGTATACTCAGCAACTATGCCAGTTTAGTTTAGGTTTTAATGTGAAAGAATATCCCATGCTAGTTTCATCCAGTTTAAATAAAAGAGCATAAAAACATATACCAGTAACCAGCTGGTGAAGTTACACTTACCAGCATAGATGCTGCACGAGCAGAAAGACCTCCATGCTTCTTAGACGCAATAAGTTGTTTTCTTTTCAATAACACTGATGCGCTATTCCAAAACCCATTTGTAGTCCCATTCGGAGATGGAACACCCAGAAGAGCTGATGCTTGCATTTTAACATCTTCATTGTCAATTTTTTCTGCAGGACTTAAATTTGATTCATCACGAGTTCTTTGTAAGTCATCAGAAAATCTCACACCAACTGGAAGCAGAATTGTTCGTGGATTATCAGCCATAGGATCAGCTCCAGAAACATTTATCTCTTCCTCGTGCCATTCTTGAGGATGTCCTCGGCTGAGGTTCCGATTGATAGATAGCTTCCTTGCAATAGTTTGGACTGCTAAAGAAGCATTGTACAAGTATTTTAATTCAAGAATCAAGATACCTTACAAAAAGCATACACGAGTACTTTCAAGCAGTACATGAAAAACTGTCACCTTGTATATTTTGTTCTATACATTTGGACGCATAACCATCATTATCTTGATAATCAACCTTATTTGTTTCTCCATCATCAGAATCCCTAGAGTTCAATAATAGCAAGTGGCATATATTAATAAATGGGAATGAAGATTCATCATCTAAAATATTCACGCAACAAATCCATGGCAATAAACATACTTTTCCCCATAATTTTCATCTACAAGCACCTCATTCATGAAGTTCGCCAGCGTGGAAGGAAAAATGTTTTCTCTTAAGTTATTTTCCTCTGGTTTTCCTGATTGCGTATCTTGCCTCCGCAAAAAGTTGAAAACAAATGGGATGCTGTCCGCCAACCGAGAAAGAATGTTGCTTTTCTGAAGGGGCTTTTTTTCAGAAACACTGGCCATGAAGCACAGCAATTAGTTACAACTAAAGAAATGTGATAAGGATAAAATGTACAATATTTGTACAAAACGtcagttaaaaattaaataatgaatgaaggcaCCTGTTCAGCCAGAGTAAAAAAAATGGTTGTAAGAAACATCATTCAAAACGAAGCttgttaataattttttcaattccATTTATTAGTATACATGAAACTTCACAAAAATATCAAGAGAATTAAAGAACAAAGAATGTGTTTAAGCATGTCATTGTTTTTCGTCAGTGACAAGAAAAAAGTACCAATTAAAATTCTCAGATAAGTCCAATACCCTCCCCCCATCCCCAATCAGTTACAAAGTATTCTTTTTCAGAAGATATTGCAGGTTAGATGCAATATTTCCTAACATAGTGAACTTTAACTACGAAAACCTCAAAAATTAGCCTAATATAAAACATCCAATCCTACTTTAGTACATTTACACCATTCAATAAAATGCCCCTATTTTAGGAAATTTGCACTGGCCAACCCTAATTTTTTAGCAATCCTAGAATACAATATTCCATTACcctaatgccattaagtggctcctacTTGGGGGGTTTGAGACAGTCAAATGTACGCAACTTTAAACTTGTTGATGAAaaaactaacaaagaggttggTTCCGATTAACCCTTAGAAGCAAACGTCAAGTACAACTTCGCTTAAGTGCACTAGATTTGATGAGCTAATTTAATTAAGCCCATTATAAGCCGAACCAAAGAAACACAAATCTTTAGCCCATCGAAATAATGGACATTGACCCTAGAATaatagaatcaaataaaataaaataagcatAAGAACAACCATTGCAACTAAGTTgggatggagggagtatatctTACGTCAAGCTAGTGCAAATGAAGGATAACCAAAGCACACCATAACAACATAGATAATCACTTTGATGCTGACTAGTTTGGGTCTTAAATGGGTCCAGAGTGAGGGTTCGGGTCCGAAGACCCTAGACCCTTTTGTTTTTACTCGGAACCAAACTCGGATCCGCTGGGTCCTCAAGTTGGacccaaaccctaaaaataGGGGCAGGTCTAGGGCAGGTCCAATAGGATCTTGCACCCATGGCCATCCCTAGCAGCCACTTaggatataaatttaaaaatacagAACAAGAAGATggtttaaaaaagaaatttaaaatgcaACAGCATCCTGCCATCCCATGTAGAAAAGTTTCCATTAACTTGGTACAAAGAAAAGCTTTTAAATAGCTTAAGAATTGCAATTTACTTATAATCTCATATGGCATGatttaataatgaaaaatatataactcTAACTGTTCACATGGTTGCAACTGAGAAAGAAAGTGATAGGCCACCGATAATCACTCTGAAAGACTAGACACAACACAACCAAAGTTAATATTACTTTAAAGCAAGCATGTATTCTTACCCTACTGTTATCACGGTCGTTCCTATCATGTTAGGCTTCATATTAGGATTACGAACAATAGAAAGTATGACTTCTTTATTGTACTCTGTTACTTCACGAAAAGTACGCAGAAGAGTACATACATCAGTATCTCCAATCGCTGAGGAACTTGAAAGAATACATATAACTACTCCATCATGGTCCTGTATTcaaggaaaaaaaacaaaatcatgatGTAATGCCCTGGAATAGATACAAAATGATGCTTTCTTGATAGCTTTATTAGTAAGGCACTAGTTCTGAGACTTTAGTGTAATCTATTAGGCGCCCCAAAAAAATCATCACAAATTTCCAAGTGGCTTTCACTTCCCCACCCTATACCATCACACAACCTTCCTATATTATTCTGACTTCTGAcatcaccaaaaaaaaaaaaaaaattcactccATACGTTTCATTTGCACCCCCATACATTGCTTCCCTTCCAAGGACATTGATATGTCAGAGTAAAATGTGGCTTTGTTCGAGTCATAAGTCATAACACATGATAAGTATATAGAAATTCAACATATTGTTCATTTCCACTGGATTCAAAAGCTTTTGGACAGTATTAGACACTTCTGAAATGGCTATGAAATTGCTAGAGCCCATTATTAATGGTGAAGTAGTAAATGTCATTGAGCATCAAAACAACTGTCAATTACATATATTGATGATCACGTTCAATAGAATTTCATATGAGATAAGCAAAAGTTAAGATTTCAATGTGGACCACGGTATTTGCTTACCCATGAGGAGTGAGGAGAAGGCAGAGGAAAGAAAGGGAGGGAACGACAAGAAGAGAGGAGTAACCAAGTAAGGCTAGTGAATTTCCTCCACACCTTTCTAACTTTGCAAGAAATTTTAGAAAGGGTATTTGGATCTTTCTGTTTCCTCCCATGCTTCACTCCAAAACCATATCCAAGTAAAGGAATTAATCCTTATCCCTCTTTCCCTCTCCCTTCGCTCTTCAAATACATCCTGAATCCTAGTTCACGCATTTCCATTGACTCTGCACCATGGCAAAGGCACAGACGAGAACTACCCAAATGACTTTTTAGTCTTAGATTAGATGTAGAAGAAGTCAGTCATTAGAATTCTTAAACAATGATCAAGAGAGAAATGGGAGCAAGAAGCAAACGAAAGCAGAAAAATGCTTCCACATCTGAAAGCAAGTTGCAGAACATAACAGCAAATGCTCTCccacaaacacataaatttctGTAACTTAATGAAAAATGCTACTTTACCTTAAGTCCGATGGAGAGAAAAGGACAGTCATAGACAGCTTGTACAATGGATGCCTTGACATTATGGCCAGTACCAAATCCAACTCTTCCTTCCTTGTAACTCTCCAAGACCTACAATTGAGTGTATTAGCTTCATGAAAAAAGCCATTCCAAACCACACCACTAAGAGGGGCTGCGAAGAGTCTGAAAAGGATTTAGTTCATCACAGCATATACTTCAGATGGAAGTTTTACGATCACAAGAAAAATGTGAGGCTAAAATATTAGATCAAACAAAAACTCCAGTAGGCTTGAGGCAAACACATTTTTCAGGACTCACTTTTACAATTTCACCAACCGCAATTTGTGTCAGACTATCATGCAGAGAATGCATGTGTTTTTTGTATGTATCCTGTAAATATTAGATTGATTTCAGACTATACATAAGATCAACAAGAACCACAAACTCAATTATGAGATCAAAAGGTACTTACGGAAACAAGAATGGAAACAGCATTAATGGCTGACAAAACAGCTTGATAAGCAGTCTTCAAAGCTTCATCTAGAGTGACTAAATCCATCTTCAGCAAGGTGTCAATATCTATATCTGCATGATTGACCAAAGAAGATATCTCCAGATGAATTCAGCACATAGACTATGCTCATCTGCTTCTAAGGAACtagaaataatattttagtttcTTATAGTTGAGAAACAACCATTAATGAAGGACAGAGAGCATAGTTTAAATAagcaaaatatcaatttttccccTGAAAGGAAATTAAAGCACACAAGGTCTTTGAATCCATAGATCCTAGAGGAACGAAAAAGGTACACGACCCAAATTGTAAAATAAACAAGACACCTCCCACTGTCCTGAATGGTAATGTTAAATAGAAAGAGCAAAGAATCCAAAAGCCATTTGTGAAAGATGTTGTATGGAAATTGCTTACCAATAGAGGTATGCAACATACCTTAAAAAAAGATAGGCTGGGAAACCATCTACTTGATGATAAAAGAAAACTAGGcttaaattagatgaaaaataaatttaatgaaactTAAATATTAAGTTTGTGAAAATTAACGACTACTTAGAAATAGTTATTGATTTGTGTCAATATTGACTTTTtaagtcattttttatttgtaaaacaTTTATTTGCTTTTTAATCAATTCTTAGTTAGTATTAAAAAACTATAACTTGAACCTCATTGTTGAGTAATCAGAACTTTCATTACATGATTGTAGTGATAAGCTTCCAAATGTTGTAGACTTCCCCAAGAAGGAGTATTTATCAGTCACTACTTACATGCAAAATAATTGAAGACTAAAATAGATGACTAACCAAAGGGGGAGGTTACAAAGACATGGCATCCACTCAAGAGTATGGAACCGAGTATAACTAATAATTACGATCCATATCCACAATTTATTACACCTTAAATTGGCGTCTATTTCCTGAAAGTGTAAGATGAGAGCATATTCTTTCGTAATGAAGCCAATATTGAATTATATACTTTAAGAAGATCCAACATGAGGAGTTTTGAATCTTTTACTCCTTTATGGGATCACGGCAACAATATCCAAAATTTATTACACGATAAATTGGCGTCTATTTCCTTGAAGTTTAGGATGGGAGCATATACTTTCCTAATGAATCCAATATTGAATTAGAATTTTTTACTCCTTTGAgggatcacaacaataatactaatagcTCAAGCCCCCAATATGATTAGAAAGATATgaatccccccccccccccccccccacacacacacacacaagtTACAAACACAACGGGAGCATGAAAGAAAACatgcaaaattaataataattaagaggCATACCACTGACCTATACAAAAGTTCACACTATTTTGGAGTTTGTCAATCAAAAGTTTGACCTgtcaatatcacaaaatttgcAAGTTTGGTGAAACTAAAGACATATACAAGAAATTGTCAAACATGGGATGTTAAGAAACAACTATATAAACTTTAAGAAAATCTGCTAGTACCGATAATTTGTTAGCGGCTTTCAAGAGCCAATACTattaaggaaacaaaataaaataagaaaaattatcgtgaataatacaacattttaaCATTTTCCCAACAATGataccaacttttaattaaccatgaataatccgaacTTTAGGGCATTTACTTTTAGCATCCATCACTTGTAGCTGTAGAAAACCTACAATAGTAGGTCAATTTGCCCGAAAAAAAACAGATACCTTCTCATCCCAAGCACCCACGTCATTCCAACCCCCGCCCTCTCAACCATTGCCCCTCTTTTGCGCTCTTTTTTGTCGCCCAAAAAAAACCTTTGAAACCAAGTTACGCGATGTTGGTTGAAGTGTGGAACTTGTGGGTGACTAAAATCTGGTTGGGCTAGCATGGCGTAAGCAGTTAGGGCGGCTAAAGAGAGATGCGGACATTTGGGCTTAAGTATTGAGAGATATTGAATAAAATGCAAAACACAAACTTTCTCATTACGacatataaaaatgaaatacaaGTACCTATTAAATAGGAAAACTAAGTAACTAACTACACATAAAAATAGGGAGTTCATCCCATGACTCCATAACTTACTccactaaattaaaaataactccTAAAAATAGTACTACCCACATAACCACTACTTTGATTATAACTAACATTTTGAATCAACTCAACACTCCCCtttgattcaaaatttcataaaaattaaacaatctTCAACTTCACTTGAATACACCATGATCAACACACTCCATTTTATTATGGATCAACACTGCATAACACAACCATATCTTTCGCACGAATTTGCTGCACATTACTAACAAAGagctttaaaaaatttgtcATCTTCACCGCACAACTATAATTGTCTTGTTGCCAAACACACAAACTTCCTTCACACTACCGACACTTGAACTTGACTTTTACCACAACACACAAAACACGGAGCATCAACATTATATCTTGTTA
This region includes:
- the LOC130820564 gene encoding protein ACCUMULATION AND REPLICATION OF CHLOROPLASTS 3, chloroplastic isoform X3 translates to MAKLSTFSSPILKKPSICFLKASNSFSFSSASLSFYSHISFGKSSTVLNKKWINISCSNSSSLKNCSNSNVNCYGKSADIWSDSKFVEVIGIGNRVDSVLDFCLSSSSSHSLRFWNVTRKESLQGQLCQRILEKEKSPNIVDVPVASAGYGDDYVMAIDILRMIRSSGGLAVAVVVKPFSFEGQRRQDEVKLLIDKLQNSVNFCIDIDIDTLLKMDLVTLDEALKTAYQAVLSAINAVSILVSDTYKKHMHSLHDSLTQIAVGEIVKVLESYKEGRVGFGTGHNVKASIVQAVYDCPFLSIGLKDHDGVVICILSSSSAIGDTDVCTLLRTFREVTEYNKEVILSIVRNPNMKPNMIGTTVITVGVSEKKPLQKSNILSRLADSIPFVFNFLRRQDTQSGKPEENNLRENIFPSTLANFMNEVLVDENYGEKDSDDGETNKVDYQDNDGYASKCIEQNIQAVQTIARKLSINRNLSRGHPQEWHEEEINVSGADPMADNPRTILLPVGVRFSDDLQRTRDESNLSPAEKIDNEDVKMQASALLGVPSPNGTTNGFWNSASVLLKRKQLIASKKHGGLSARAASMLESERDTNTRWSPVMEIRYRGGVYKGRCQGGLPEGRGRLTFLDGTVYDGMWRYGKRSGIGSLFFSNGDVFHGSWRDDLMHGKGWLYFHTGERWFANFWKGRANGEGRFYSKSGEVFFGYFQDGWRHGQFLHVKVDGTRFVETWEEGILVSSEEVNT
- the LOC130820564 gene encoding protein ACCUMULATION AND REPLICATION OF CHLOROPLASTS 3, chloroplastic isoform X1, with the protein product MAKLSTFSSPILKKPSICFLKASNSFSFSSASLSFYSHISFGKSSTVLNKKWINISCSNSSSLKNCSNSNVNCYGKSADIWSDSKFVEVIGIGNRVDSVLDFCLSSSSSHSLRFWNVTRKESLQGQLCQRILEKEKSPNIVDVPVNQQLHSKAIVLVASAGYGDDYVMAIDILRMIRSSGGLAVAVVVKPFSFEGQRRQDEVKLLIDKLQNSVNFCIDIDIDTLLKMDLVTLDEALKTAYQAVLSAINAVSILVSDTYKKHMHSLHDSLTQIAVGEIVKVLESYKEGRVGFGTGHNVKASIVQAVYDCPFLSIGLKDHDGVVICILSSSSAIGDTDVCTLLRTFREVTEYNKEVILSIVRNPNMKPNMIGTTVITVGVSEKKPLQKSNILSRLADSIPFVFNFLRRQDTQSGKPEENNLRENIFPSTLANFMNEVLVDENYGEKDSDDGETNKVDYQDNDGYASKCIEQNIQAVQTIARKLSINRNLSRGHPQEWHEEEINVSGADPMADNPRTILLPVGVRFSDDLQRTRDESNLSPAEKIDNEDVKMQASALLGVPSPNGTTNGFWNSASVLLKRKQLIASKKHGGLSARAASMLESERDTNTRWSPVMEIRYRGGVYKGRCQGGLPEGRGRLTFLDGTVYDGMWRYGKRSGIGSLFFSNGDVFHGSWRDDLMHGKGWLYFHTGERWFANFWKGRANGEGRFYSKSGEVFFGYFQDGWRHGQFLHVKVDGTRFVETWEEGILVSSEEVNT
- the LOC130820564 gene encoding protein ACCUMULATION AND REPLICATION OF CHLOROPLASTS 3, chloroplastic isoform X2, translated to MAKLSTFSSPILKKPSICFLKASNSFSFSSASLSFYSHISFGKSSTVLNKKWINISCSNSSSLKNCSNSNVNCYGKSADIWSDSKFVEVIGIGNRVDSVLDFCLSSSSSHSLRFWNVTRKESLQGQLCQRILEKEKSPNIVDVPVNQQLHSKAIVLVASAGYGDDYVMAIDILRMIRSSGGLAVAVVVKPFSFEGQRRQDEVKLLIDKLQNSVNFCIDIDIDTLLKMDLVTLDEALKTAYQAVLSAINAVSILVSDTYKKHMHSLHDSLTQIAVGEIVKVLESYKEGRVGFGTGHNVKASIVQAVYDCPFLSIGLKDHDGVVICILSSSSAIGDTDVCTLLRTFREVTEYNKEVILSIVRNPNMKPNMIGTTVITVGVSEKKPLQKSNILSRLADSIPFVFNFLRRQDTQSGKPEENNLRENIFPSTLANFMNEVLVDENYGEKDSDDGETNKVDYQDNDGYASKCIEQNIQVQTIARKLSINRNLSRGHPQEWHEEEINVSGADPMADNPRTILLPVGVRFSDDLQRTRDESNLSPAEKIDNEDVKMQASALLGVPSPNGTTNGFWNSASVLLKRKQLIASKKHGGLSARAASMLESERDTNTRWSPVMEIRYRGGVYKGRCQGGLPEGRGRLTFLDGTVYDGMWRYGKRSGIGSLFFSNGDVFHGSWRDDLMHGKGWLYFHTGERWFANFWKGRANGEGRFYSKSGEVFFGYFQDGWRHGQFLHVKVDGTRFVETWEEGILVSSEEVNT
- the LOC130820564 gene encoding protein ACCUMULATION AND REPLICATION OF CHLOROPLASTS 3, chloroplastic isoform X4 is translated as MAKLSTFSSPILKKPSICFLKASNSFSFSSASLSFYSHISFGKSSTVLNKKWINISCSNSSSLKNCSNSNVNCYGKSADIWSDSKFVEVIGIGNRVDSVLDFCLSSSSSHSLRFWNVTRKESLQGQLCQRILEKEKSPNIVDVPVASAGYGDDYVMAIDILRMIRSSGGLAVAVVVKPFSFEGQRRQDEVKLLIDKLQNSVNFCIDIDIDTLLKMDLVTLDEALKTAYQAVLSAINAVSILVSDTYKKHMHSLHDSLTQIAVGEIVKVLESYKEGRVGFGTGHNVKASIVQAVYDCPFLSIGLKDHDGVVICILSSSSAIGDTDVCTLLRTFREVTEYNKEVILSIVRNPNMKPNMIGTTVITVGVSEKKPLQKSNILSRLADSIPFVFNFLRRQDTQSGKPEENNLRENIFPSTLANFMNEVLVDENYGEKDSDDGETNKVDYQDNDGYASKCIEQNIQVQTIARKLSINRNLSRGHPQEWHEEEINVSGADPMADNPRTILLPVGVRFSDDLQRTRDESNLSPAEKIDNEDVKMQASALLGVPSPNGTTNGFWNSASVLLKRKQLIASKKHGGLSARAASMLESERDTNTRWSPVMEIRYRGGVYKGRCQGGLPEGRGRLTFLDGTVYDGMWRYGKRSGIGSLFFSNGDVFHGSWRDDLMHGKGWLYFHTGERWFANFWKGRANGEGRFYSKSGEVFFGYFQDGWRHGQFLHVKVDGTRFVETWEEGILVSSEEVNT